A single genomic interval of Bacteroidia bacterium harbors:
- a CDS encoding MGMT family protein → MTGSPSAFFADVWEVVKLIPPGKVTNYGAIARYLGTTRSSRMVGYAMNASHTAETSIPAHRVVNRMGMLSGKNHFPTPTFMQEKLEEEGIRVQNDQVVDF, encoded by the coding sequence ATGACTGGTAGTCCTTCTGCATTTTTTGCCGATGTTTGGGAAGTAGTGAAATTAATACCTCCCGGAAAAGTAACTAACTATGGTGCTATAGCACGTTACTTGGGAACTACTCGGTCATCCCGAATGGTTGGTTATGCCATGAACGCCTCCCATACTGCCGAAACTTCCATTCCTGCTCACCGGGTAGTTAATAGAATGGGAATGCTTAGTGGCAAAAATCATTTTCCTACTCCTACCTTCATGCAAGAAAAATTAGAAGAAGAAGGAATCCGGGTTCAAAATGATCAGGTTGTTGATTTC
- a CDS encoding DUF4468 domain-containing protein yields MKKVVAILFVLASVKANAQVNFPPIPTDRETKLITYSDVVNQTGVDATELFRRANEWYSKFYNNPTEKLRKKDDEAKTLELFVRFKIYNVDKKGVKTDSGELMQYTLTIACKDGKYRYEFTKFNLKGPSYKPAEPLLDKSSPQAERNATWMQQLDEEIKRVINDLEKGMTAAPKKKDDW; encoded by the coding sequence ATGAAAAAAGTAGTAGCTATCTTATTCGTTTTGGCATCTGTGAAGGCCAACGCCCAAGTAAACTTCCCTCCTATTCCTACAGACAGAGAAACTAAATTAATTACCTATTCCGATGTAGTTAATCAAACCGGAGTGGATGCCACTGAACTTTTCAGAAGAGCCAACGAATGGTATTCCAAGTTCTATAATAACCCAACAGAAAAGCTGAGAAAGAAGGATGATGAAGCCAAAACCTTGGAATTGTTTGTTCGATTCAAAATTTATAATGTAGATAAAAAAGGTGTTAAAACAGATTCAGGAGAATTGATGCAATACACTCTTACCATTGCTTGTAAAGACGGAAAATACAGATACGAATTTACCAAATTCAATTTAAAAGGTCCTTCCTATAAACCTGCCGAACCTCTTTTAGACAAATCCAGCCCGCAAGCAGAACGAAACGCTACCTGGATGCAACAACTTGATGAGGAAATAAAACGTGTTATCAATGATTTGGAAAAAGGCATGACTGCTGCTCCAAAGAAAAAAGATGACTGGTAG
- the cadA gene encoding cadmium-translocating P-type ATPase, producing the protein MEKVILQVEGMSCTSCSLGIVKTLENMGLSDVKGNYATGEIMFKPKEEKDIDLAVNTINVMGYKTMAPKEAEEHTHGPEYHSHDADIERLFWISLPFTLLLMLHMVFPHSFLGNPIFQLALSVPVYIIGIGVFGRSAIASINHGVPNMDVLIFSGSSAAFLYSLGGLILFYGKPEIHQFLFFETSASIITLVLLGNFIEHRSTQKTSKAIKELKALQPQKAMVLEELDSVEKWVEIKASSLKKGRQVKINEGAQIPCDGVILSGHGSVEEAMLTGESLPRSVKPGDTIFAGSLLLQGNLIAKTEKSYQDFSLTRIIDLVKNAQMNPPKIQRLGDKVSAWFVPVVLLISVFAFLAAFFVFHLDFRVAVINAIGILVISCPCAMGLATPTAVMVGIGRAAKGGILFRSGEVLEQFAHADIFIFDKTGTLTTGELSVEKVETYAGLSTENAWSIASGLAQYSNHPLSVSIRNNSKISSDSFAEVQEIKGKGITGKGQDGSTFKLGSADFIGSENDDSIFPIVYLSKNGILQAKFHLKDQIRQGMKEFVLFLKNQNIETMLLSGDKASVALSIGQELGFQNIQYSKSPEEKQAIVAKLSKENKVVMVGDGINDSAALATAQVGISHGDASSIAINTAGIVITGDGFPEKMKTAYLLSKATLTTIKQNLFWAFCYNIVAIPVAGLGYLTPMFGAASMAFSDIMVIGNSLRLGKKKL; encoded by the coding sequence ATGGAGAAAGTAATTCTACAAGTGGAGGGAATGAGTTGCACAAGTTGCTCTCTTGGCATTGTAAAAACCCTAGAAAATATGGGCCTATCTGATGTCAAAGGGAACTATGCTACTGGTGAAATCATGTTCAAACCCAAGGAAGAAAAGGATATTGACCTGGCTGTTAATACCATTAATGTAATGGGATACAAAACCATGGCACCCAAAGAGGCCGAAGAGCATACCCATGGTCCAGAATATCATTCCCATGATGCCGATATTGAACGCTTGTTTTGGATTAGTCTTCCCTTTACTCTTTTGTTGATGTTGCATATGGTTTTTCCTCATTCCTTTTTAGGAAATCCCATCTTTCAACTTGCACTTTCGGTACCTGTTTATATCATCGGAATTGGTGTTTTTGGCAGGAGCGCGATTGCATCTATTAACCATGGAGTTCCCAACATGGATGTATTAATATTTTCAGGTTCTTCTGCAGCATTTCTTTACAGTTTGGGAGGATTGATCTTATTCTACGGCAAACCGGAAATTCATCAGTTTCTCTTTTTTGAAACTTCGGCAAGTATAATAACCCTGGTATTGTTAGGTAATTTTATAGAACATCGTAGTACCCAAAAAACTTCCAAAGCCATTAAAGAATTAAAAGCATTGCAACCTCAAAAAGCCATGGTATTGGAGGAGTTGGACAGTGTTGAAAAATGGGTTGAAATCAAGGCTTCCAGTTTAAAAAAAGGTAGACAAGTTAAAATTAATGAAGGGGCTCAAATTCCTTGTGATGGGGTAATTTTAAGTGGTCATGGTTCGGTGGAAGAAGCCATGCTAACAGGTGAATCCTTGCCTCGTAGCGTAAAACCGGGAGATACCATTTTTGCCGGCTCCCTTTTGCTTCAAGGAAACCTGATTGCGAAAACAGAGAAAAGCTACCAGGATTTTAGTTTAACCCGGATCATTGATTTAGTCAAGAATGCACAAATGAATCCTCCCAAAATACAACGTTTAGGAGATAAAGTAAGTGCATGGTTTGTCCCTGTTGTGCTCTTAATTTCCGTATTTGCATTCCTGGCTGCTTTTTTTGTTTTTCACCTGGATTTTAGAGTTGCTGTCATTAACGCTATTGGAATTCTCGTTATTTCATGTCCTTGCGCCATGGGACTTGCTACTCCAACTGCGGTAATGGTCGGAATTGGTAGGGCTGCCAAAGGAGGAATTTTATTCCGCAGCGGAGAAGTTTTAGAACAATTTGCTCATGCAGACATTTTTATTTTCGATAAAACAGGTACATTAACTACAGGAGAACTTTCGGTTGAAAAAGTAGAAACCTATGCAGGACTTTCTACTGAAAATGCCTGGTCAATTGCATCTGGATTGGCCCAATATTCTAATCATCCTTTGAGTGTTTCTATCCGCAATAATTCAAAGATCTCTTCAGATTCATTTGCAGAAGTTCAAGAAATTAAAGGTAAAGGAATTACAGGAAAAGGCCAAGACGGGTCCACTTTCAAACTTGGATCTGCCGATTTTATTGGTAGTGAAAACGATGATTCTATTTTTCCTATCGTCTATCTTTCGAAAAATGGAATTCTTCAGGCAAAATTTCACCTGAAAGACCAAATTAGGCAAGGAATGAAGGAGTTTGTCTTGTTTTTAAAAAATCAAAACATTGAAACCATGCTGTTAAGTGGTGATAAGGCAAGTGTTGCCTTATCTATCGGCCAGGAATTGGGATTCCAAAACATTCAATATAGTAAATCTCCGGAAGAAAAGCAGGCAATAGTTGCCAAACTTTCCAAAGAAAACAAAGTAGTTATGGTTGGTGATGGAATTAATGATTCAGCAGCTTTGGCTACGGCTCAAGTAGGAATTTCTCATGGAGATGCCTCTTCCATTGCAATCAATACCGCGGGAATTGTTATTACAGGTGATGGTTTCCCGGAAAAAATGAAAACAGCCTATTTATTAAGTAAAGCTACCCTTACCACTATTAAGCAAAATCTGTTTTGGGCTTTTTGCTACAACATTGTAGCCATTCCTGTGGCAGGTTTAGGCTATTTAACTCCAATGTTTGGCGCTGCCTCTATGGCTTTCTCAGATATTATGGTTATTGGAAACTCTTTGCGCTTGGGCAAAAAGAAGCTTTAA
- a CDS encoding flippase-like domain-containing protein yields MESANKSKIASFLLKVFIVGLSFYFIYRQIFYKQELEEIKKGFSELFSDHFDFLSLGITLGLMLVNWGIEAEKWRMLVTKYEQISFWVAYEAIFTGVTISIFTPNRIGEYAGRIFHLENADLIKASLASVIGSIAQLLATIIFGTIGLLYIYPVYFQSFTIITPLKYFILALLVIVGLFLLVVVFINSYIFTTIISKIHFLGKLKKYGKIFSYYTKGELGLLLSLSSIRYLIFSIQYYILLRTFNVDLPLFDGLLMVFSVFLVLSIIPSISIAELGIRGSVAIFFFGMISGNKLGIITASFGLWLINLVLPAIIGSLFVFNLKFIRKNKHYLDE; encoded by the coding sequence TTGGAATCTGCAAATAAATCAAAAATAGCTAGTTTTCTGCTGAAAGTCTTCATTGTTGGGCTTTCCTTCTATTTCATTTACCGTCAGATTTTTTATAAGCAGGAATTGGAAGAAATCAAAAAAGGTTTCTCCGAATTATTTAGTGACCATTTTGATTTTCTATCCCTTGGAATTACCCTTGGACTCATGCTCGTTAATTGGGGAATAGAAGCTGAAAAATGGAGAATGCTCGTAACGAAGTATGAGCAAATATCTTTTTGGGTAGCCTATGAAGCCATTTTTACCGGAGTTACAATTAGTATTTTCACCCCAAACCGCATTGGAGAATATGCAGGAAGAATTTTCCACCTTGAAAATGCGGATTTAATTAAGGCTTCACTTGCTTCTGTGATAGGAAGTATTGCCCAGCTTTTGGCCACCATTATTTTTGGAACCATTGGACTGTTATACATTTATCCGGTTTACTTTCAATCCTTCACCATTATTACCCCTCTAAAATACTTCATTTTGGCCTTGCTAGTCATTGTAGGTTTATTCTTGTTAGTTGTAGTATTTATCAATTCATACATTTTTACCACCATTATTTCCAAGATTCACTTTTTGGGGAAATTAAAAAAATATGGTAAAATATTCTCCTATTATACCAAAGGGGAATTGGGTTTATTGCTGTCCTTAAGCTCCATCAGGTACCTAATTTTCAGTATTCAATATTATATTCTGCTTCGTACTTTTAATGTGGATTTGCCATTATTTGATGGGTTATTGATGGTGTTTTCAGTTTTTCTAGTTTTATCAATAATCCCTAGTATCTCCATTGCAGAGTTAGGCATAAGAGGTTCTGTAGCCATTTTCTTTTTTGGAATGATCTCAGGTAATAAATTAGGTATCATAACAGCCTCTTTTGGGTTGTGGTTAATCAATCTGGTACTACCAGCCATTATTGGAAGTTTATTTGTTTTTAATTTAAAATTTATTAGAAAAAACAAGCATTATCTGGATGAATAA
- a CDS encoding AhpC/TSA family protein: protein MKISFRILLFLPLIQFLGCRATGFELKGKLNNANKVELYFDQLLPTQVTNLDKVVTDENGNFEFHTEIPAEGFYRIRVSDKNYAVILIKPNDRLSANGDAQNLSQSIKVEGSKEAIEFMELNSYLQKTFVFQDSLQKVYYGYSQQGHPRLDSIAQSLDLELQKSMYFKKQYIVKILDTKPGSLLALAATEQLNPETDVQYFMNILPHLEKNYPNSEYVKNFRLKVNELSRLAIGTPAPEISITDPEGNPIRLSDFKGKIVLIDFWASWCGPCRRENPNVVNMYKRFHDKGFEIFSVSLDKDKNNWIGAIKTDGLIWKHGSELAYWQSSFCKTYNITGIPMTFLIDKDGKILAKGLRGQDLENKLVQLFGN, encoded by the coding sequence ATGAAAATATCCTTTCGTATCCTTCTTTTTCTTCCATTGATTCAATTTTTAGGTTGTCGTGCCACAGGTTTTGAATTAAAAGGGAAATTGAACAATGCCAACAAAGTAGAATTGTATTTTGACCAATTGCTACCAACCCAGGTAACCAATTTAGATAAAGTTGTAACGGATGAAAACGGCAACTTTGAATTTCATACCGAAATTCCCGCAGAAGGCTTTTACAGGATTCGTGTTTCAGACAAAAACTATGCTGTTATCCTTATAAAACCTAATGATAGATTATCTGCTAATGGAGATGCCCAAAACCTATCTCAATCAATTAAAGTGGAAGGTTCTAAGGAAGCAATTGAATTTATGGAATTGAATTCTTATCTTCAAAAAACATTTGTTTTTCAGGATAGTTTACAGAAAGTTTATTATGGCTATTCCCAGCAAGGTCATCCAAGGCTGGATAGCATTGCTCAAAGTTTGGACCTCGAACTTCAAAAAAGTATGTATTTCAAAAAGCAGTATATTGTAAAAATATTGGATACTAAACCTGGAAGTTTGTTGGCTTTGGCAGCTACAGAACAGCTAAATCCGGAAACAGATGTTCAATATTTTATGAATATTTTACCTCATCTGGAAAAAAATTACCCCAATTCAGAATATGTTAAAAATTTTAGATTAAAGGTAAATGAATTATCCAGGTTGGCTATCGGTACTCCAGCTCCTGAAATTAGTATTACCGACCCGGAAGGAAATCCAATTCGTCTCTCAGATTTTAAAGGCAAAATTGTTCTGATTGACTTTTGGGCCAGTTGGTGCGGACCTTGCAGGAGAGAAAACCCAAACGTGGTTAATATGTACAAACGATTTCACGACAAAGGATTTGAAATATTCTCAGTTTCTTTGGATAAAGACAAAAACAATTGGATTGGAGCTATTAAAACTGATGGATTAATTTGGAAACATGGAAGTGAATTAGCCTATTGGCAAAGTAGTTTTTGTAAAACCTATAATATCACCGGAATTCCAATGACCTTTCTCATCGATAAGGATGGGAAAATTTTAGCCAAAGGACTAAGAGGTCAAGACCTAGAAAATAAATTGGTACAACTTTTTGGAAATTAA
- the mltG gene encoding endolytic transglycosylase MltG, which yields MNKGKKNSNKPKVKIQGKSGFLRKAIYALLGISLIGILGGSFLTYFSLFKSNVFLGDKQEDYIYIKTGSELKDVVDMLEERRIIINKNTFRFFAEFRQYSGKAIKPGRYKIKKGMGNFELLRVLKSGAQEPIKLILTNARTKEQLAGIISHKLEADSLSIITLLNDHAYLYPFGFNPDNVIGMFIPNTYEFYWNTNAEAFFKKMEKEYTIFWTETRKRKAAQKNLTPGEVAILASIVEKETNYNPEKGNIAGVYLNRIKKGMPLQADPTVVFAVGDFSIRRVTGVHTSIDSPYNTYKNLGFPPGPICMPSKASLDAVLDAKEHAFLYFCAKGDGSGSHLFAENLDQHNKNARQYHRTLNERGIH from the coding sequence ATGAATAAGGGAAAAAAAAATAGCAACAAGCCTAAGGTAAAAATTCAAGGTAAATCCGGCTTTTTACGAAAAGCCATCTACGCCCTACTTGGAATTTCCTTAATAGGTATATTGGGTGGGTCTTTTCTAACTTATTTTAGTTTATTTAAATCAAATGTTTTCCTTGGGGATAAACAAGAAGATTACATCTATATTAAGACAGGTTCCGAATTGAAGGATGTAGTTGACATGCTGGAAGAAAGAAGAATTATTATTAACAAAAACACGTTTAGGTTCTTTGCAGAGTTTAGGCAATATTCAGGAAAAGCTATTAAACCCGGAAGGTATAAAATTAAAAAAGGCATGGGTAATTTCGAGTTACTCCGTGTCCTTAAATCTGGAGCACAAGAGCCCATTAAACTAATACTAACCAATGCCAGGACAAAGGAGCAATTAGCTGGAATTATTTCTCATAAACTAGAAGCAGATAGCCTTTCCATTATAACCTTATTGAACGACCATGCTTATTTATATCCTTTTGGATTTAATCCGGATAATGTAATTGGGATGTTTATTCCAAACACCTATGAGTTTTACTGGAATACCAATGCGGAAGCCTTTTTCAAAAAAATGGAGAAGGAATATACTATCTTTTGGACTGAAACCAGAAAAAGAAAGGCTGCTCAAAAAAATCTGACACCGGGAGAGGTAGCCATTTTGGCCAGTATTGTTGAAAAGGAAACAAATTATAATCCTGAAAAGGGAAATATTGCAGGAGTATATTTGAATCGAATAAAAAAGGGAATGCCTCTACAGGCTGATCCAACTGTTGTTTTTGCAGTTGGGGATTTTTCCATTCGTCGGGTAACAGGTGTGCATACAAGCATTGATAGTCCATACAATACCTATAAAAACCTTGGATTTCCTCCAGGACCTATTTGCATGCCTAGTAAAGCTTCCCTTGATGCAGTTTTAGATGCCAAGGAACATGCTTTCCTGTATTTCTGTGCCAAAGGTGATGGTTCAGGTTCTCACCTATTTGCGGAGAACCTGGACCAACATAATAAGAATGCCAGGCAATACCACCGAACGCTGAATGAACGAGGCATTCATTAG